TATAAGAATATTATGAGTAATAAATACAGATTGCAACTCTTTTGCTAATTTTGCTCAGTAATGTTCCGGCAAATATTTATTCTTTCCTGTCCAGCAGACCTTTTAAGAGATCAACCGGTATGGGCATTATGGTGGTTGTGTTATTGTGAGATGCTGAAAGCTCTACAAGGGTCTGGAGATAGCGGAGCTTGCAACTCCTGAGGTATTTCAATAACAGAGACCTGCGATGTTTTCTTCTCTATCGGGACTTCTGCACTTGTCCAGCCTGCTGCATCCTTTGCCATGATGGCTAAAGAGCATGGCGCCTATGTAGTCGAGATCAATTACGATGAAACGCCAATCTCAGACTCTGTTGACATTTCCCTTCGCGGCAAATCAGGTGAGATACTTCCGGAGATTGTTAAAACGCTGTAAGAAAATCTTTGTTATTTTGTCTGGGATTTTACTACTTCAACTGAAACAGGGGCAGATAATTCAGAAGTTCTATTATTGAATTTTGTCCTGATCTTATACCAGTAAGACTTTCCTGATTTTACATTTTTATCTGTAAATTTATAGTTTGCGCCTGAGGATGTTTTTTTCTTGGCATGAATTAGATGTTTATTAATTTTCTTAAACTTGCCATTTTCTGAAGTGCTTCTAAGTATGTCGAACCCTTTGCAATCTGTCTCTGACACAGTTTCCCAATTAATGGTTACTTTGTTCTTTACTTGTCTTGCCCTGAATGATGAAAAAAATCCGCCATCATCAGTGATTTTTATTATCTGAAGACCTCCGCTGCCGTCGGCAATATAGACGATTTTATTTTTTACAACAACGCGCTGTGCGTAACCATAAGTATCATAAGAACCAATAATCGATGGCTGTAGTTGATTCGAAACATCTATTGCCAATAAACCATCAGCGCCGCAGGCTAGATAGAGTATATTATCCGATTCATACATCCCATCTACGCTGCCAACAGCTAAATCTAAGTTGCTAATCAGTTCAGGACTGCCGGGATTGCTTATGTCTATTACCGAAATGCCAACAGTCCACTGTCCTACTCCCTGATATTTAGTCCAACCTATATATGTAGTTTTGCCGGAAACATAAAGTGATTTGGTGCTGCCGCTTAACTTAAATGAAGATAACAGTTCAGGTGATGAAGGGTCGCTTACATCTATAATCTGAAGTCCGTAATTATTGTTAGCTATGTAAGCTATGTTGTCTTTGACTATGATTCCTCCTCTCATCCCCCAACTCATATATTGCCCCAATAGCTGCGGGGATTCTGGGTCGCTTATATCAATTATGAGCAATCCCTTATGTTCATCAATAATGTATGCTGTGTTTTCTGAGACAAAAACATCATATGCATAGGGAGAAGAATATTCTCCTGTTAGCGTAGGAGTGGCGGGATTTTCTACATCTATTATTTTTAATCCCCCTGCTAAATAAGCATATTTACCTGACTTATAGACAGCCCGTATGTTGTAATAGCTTTCATAGGAACCAAGAAGCTGTGGCGAAGTTTCTTCACTGATGTCGAGTACATTGAGCCCTTTATTGTCTACAACATAGGCAATATTCCCTGAAATATCTACATCCAAAACATCAGTTGAATAATTGAAAGAACCAGTTAGTGTTGGATATGAATAGTTATGGTACAGGTCGACTATTTCTACTCCCCAGGATTTTTCTGCTATGTAAGCAATTGAGGCGGAAACATATAATTTAGTCATGCCGATGTGGGATGTATAGCTACTGGTGAGTTCTGGAGATGCGGGATTCGATACATCTATTAATAAAAGAGTGCCGTCTTCTTTGACAAGATTGACGGTATTTCCTGAAACGTATAATCCATGATTATAGGCCGGTGAATGATAATAGCCAGTGAGTGCTGGTGAAAGAGGATTGCTGATGTCTATTATTTCCAATCCCCCATGAGAGTATTCAGAACCATTAGGATATTTTGAGCCGCATGCAATATATGCAAATGAGCCGGAAACAAAGATATCATAAATTGGACTGCTTGTACTGTATGAGGCTATTAATGAAGGTGATGAAGGGTTGCTGACATCGAGAATTGCAAAGCTCTTATCATAGACAACATAAGCAGTTGTGCCTCTGACTTGGACCTGGCCAGGCGTCGATGGTATTTGATATGTTACTAAAAGCTGTGGAGATGACTGGTTGCTTACATCAATAACTGCAAGCCCGTTTGTTCCGCCATTGTCGGAGTAGGTTGCATAGAGTGTATTGCCTGATACGGTCACATCGTTAAATGTCCATCCATCATTATTAAAAGAACTTATTAACGATGGTAATGAAGGATTGCTGACATCAATTATAAGGATGCCATAGTCTGTTGTCTGAAGATAGACAGTATTTCCTGAGATATCCAGGTTGTCTGCTTCGTTGTAATCATATTCAAAGCTTGATATGTTATAGGAACCGACAAATTTTGGATTAGACAGGTCTTTAGTGTCAAATATATTCAATCCTCCTTGCCCGACAGCGACATAGGCTTTGCTTTCCGAAACAACTATATCCTGAGCCAGGCCTGAACAACGATATAAAGCTAAAGGTGAAGGTGCTGCAGGGGTAGAGATATCCATTATGGCAAGTCCACCTGCAATTGCGGCAACGCAAAGCGAGTTATTCATGGCATAAACACTTCTTATGCCAGCGTAGTATTTACCGTTTTCAATCAAAGGTGAATTGCTTCCAAGCAATACCGGTGAAGAAGGATTGCTTATGTCCAATACCAGAAAATGTATAAAATCTTCAGAGAGGCAGGCCATATTCCCTATGATTGAAACTTCTCTTATCTGTCCTGACGGAATATATGAACCTAGAAGGACAGGAGAAGAAGGATTGCTTACATCCAATATCCTTAATCCTGCATAGCCGCAAGCTGCATAAGCGATATTCCCTGACACTTCTACAGCATAAACATACCCGGTAGTATCGTATGAGGATATTAATTGAGGATAAGCAGGATTGCTTATGTCTATTATTTTAAGCCCGTCACTTCCGTTGGCAAAATAGGCAATATTGCCTGAAACATAAACGGCCTCGGAGTTACCTGTTAATTGGAGTGAGCCTAATAGAGCCGGAGATGATGAGTTGCTGACATCAATTATTTTAAGTCCATTTTGAAGATCTGCCACATACGCTTTTCCGCCGGATACATGGATGTCATAAGCATAGCCAAAGACATCAATAGCTCCACGAAGTTCTGGAATGGATGGGTCTGTTACGTCGAAAATCTTTACTCCATCATAATAGTCGGCAAGATAAGCGGTTTTCCCTGCTAGATCTATACTGGATGAATAGCCTGATGTATCATATTGACCGAGTTGGACAGGGGAGGATGGATTGCTGAGGTCGAAAGTAGTGAGACCATAACTTCCCTGAGCAATATATGCAATATTATCTGAAACCTTAATATCTCTCACTCCCCCAGAAGTGTCTATTTTAACAAGTCCTTTAGGATCAATTATAGAAACATTTGAAATGTCAACAATAGAAAGAGAACTATCGTTGGTGATATAAGCCTTTGAGCCCGCAATTTCAATATTTGACCACTGTGAGGAATAGGTAGAGTAAGTATAAACATGCTGAGGAGAAGCAGGGTTTGTTATATCTACAATGTCTAACCCGTTTGATAAGATATAAGCTCTGTTGCCTGACACACAAAAATCATAAGAACTGTAATCATATCTATAACTGCCAAGCATTGCAGGTGATTCAGGGTTGCTGACGTCAATAATGAACAGCGTGCTCGAACCCGTAACGAAGGCTTTATTGTCTGACACAAAAATCTTTGTCAAAGAAACTTGTTGTGAATAGTCGTCGATTACTGCGAATGTTGATAGATGTTTTGGCGACGATGGGTCGCTGACATCCACTATAACTAATCCCTTTTGCGCGTCT
The sequence above is drawn from the Candidatus Schekmanbacteria bacterium genome and encodes:
- a CDS encoding beta-propeller domain-containing protein, with translation MKKIFLFFLLLSLSPLFTASAIDFLPLGYYGGNPFDMKLDGNYAYLATANGLTIIDISNPSVPELRSATTVYKTALYHLDVKDAIAYLTGDDSKLTIIDASDSLKPIVKGSLDTTEKPNSVFVSQSTAYLAEGASGLAIINVKNPSSPKLLSQYDTGGGVADVFIENSFAYIADAQKGLVIVDVSDPSSPKHLSTFAVIDDYSQQVSLTKIFVSDNKAFVTGSSTLFIIDVSNPESPAMLGSYRYDYSSYDFCVSGNRAYILSNGLDIVDITNPASPQHVYTYSTYSSQWSNIEIAGSKAYITNDSSLSIVDISNVSIIDPKGLVKIDTSGGVRDIKVSDNIAYIAQGSYGLTTFDLSNPSSPVQLGQYDTSGYSSSIDLAGKTAYLADYYDGVKIFDVTDPSIPELRGAIDVFGYAYDIHVSGGKAYVADLQNGLKIIDVSNSSSPALLGSLQLTGNSEAVYVSGNIAYFANGSDGLKIIDISNPAYPQLISSYDTTGYVYAVEVSGNIAYAACGYAGLRILDVSNPSSPVLLGSYIPSGQIREVSIIGNMACLSEDFIHFLVLDISNPSSPVLLGSNSPLIENGKYYAGIRSVYAMNNSLCVAAIAGGLAIMDISTPAAPSPLALYRCSGLAQDIVVSESKAYVAVGQGGLNIFDTKDLSNPKFVGSYNISSFEYDYNEADNLDISGNTVYLQTTDYGILIIDVSNPSLPSLISSFNNDGWTFNDVTVSGNTLYATYSDNGGTNGLAVIDVSNQSSPQLLVTYQIPSTPGQVQVRGTTAYVVYDKSFAILDVSNPSSPSLIASYSTSSPIYDIFVSGSFAYIACGSKYPNGSEYSHGGLEIIDISNPLSPALTGYYHSPAYNHGLYVSGNTVNLVKEDGTLLLIDVSNPASPELTSSYTSHIGMTKLYVSASIAYIAEKSWGVEIVDLYHNYSYPTLTGSFNYSTDVLDVDISGNIAYVVDNKGLNVLDISEETSPQLLGSYESYYNIRAVYKSGKYAYLAGGLKIIDVENPATPTLTGEYSSPYAYDVFVSENTAYIIDEHKGLLIIDISDPESPQLLGQYMSWGMRGGIIVKDNIAYIANNNYGLQIIDVSDPSSPELLSSFKLSGSTKSLYVSGKTTYIGWTKYQGVGQWTVGISVIDISNPGSPELISNLDLAVGSVDGMYESDNILYLACGADGLLAIDVSNQLQPSIIGSYDTYGYAQRVVVKNKIVYIADGSGGLQIIKITDDGGFFSSFRARQVKNKVTINWETVSETDCKGFDILRSTSENGKFKKINKHLIHAKKKTSSGANYKFTDKNVKSGKSYWYKIRTKFNNRTSELSAPVSVEVVKSQTK